TCCGCTGCGCCGGCCCTACCCGGTGTGCTTCACCCGCATCGGCGCGAGAACGTGTTCTACCACTCGTCTGGCCGCGTTTCACGATGTTCCACGTGAACCCATTCTGCGAGCATCCCCTCCGAGGTCCCAGCATGTGCGGTGCCCTTCTGGTGTCGTTCGTTCGCTGCCATGGAGGGGTGGACCTGGCCAGCTACGATGTCATGTTCCAAGGAACATTGGATTAATGGTGCTGAGGAAAGGAAAGGTTCCGGGATGGCTGTCGCAGTGAGGGCCGACATCGACGGCCAAACCGACGGCACCGAGCGGCGCGCCGAGTTCTTCAGCCGGCTGGCGGTGGTCGGCAAGGCCTTCGCCAGCGCCAAGCGCCTGGAGTTGGTCGACCTGCTGGCCCAAGGCGAGCGGGCGGTCGACTCGCTGGCTCGCCAGGCGGGCATGGGTATCACGACCACCTCGTCCCACCTGCAGATTCTGAAGATGGCCCACGTCGTGTCCACCCGTCGGGCCGGCACCCGCGTGTACTACCGGCTCAGCGGGGACGACGTGGCGACGCTGTATGCGTCGCTCGGGCGGGTGGCCCGCGCCCACTCCGCCGATGTGGAGCGGGCGCTCGAGGCCTACCTGGGCACCGGTTCGCTCGACGACGTCGAGCTGATCCGGCGGGACGATCTGATGCGGCGCATCGAGGATGGCGACGTGCAGGTGGTCGACGTGCGCCCGGCCGAGGAGTTCGACGCCGGACACATCCCCGGGGCGCGCTCGCTGCCCTTCGGCGAGCTGACCGAGCTGACCGAGCGGCTCGAGTCGCTCGACCCCAACCTCGACCTGGTCGCCTACTGCCGTGGTGCCCATTGCGTGATGGCCCACGACGCAGTCCGCCTGCTCGAAGCCGAGGGTCGTCATGCGGCTCGTCTGGAGGACGGCATGCTCGAGTGGCGGCTGTCCGGTCTGCCGGTGGAGGTCGACGTATGAGGCGCGTCATCGAAGCGTTCACCGCTCTGCTCGCATGGCCCGCCCGTCGTTGGGCGACGGCGGTCGGGGCCGGCGTCGCGTTCGCGCTCGTCATCGCCATCCCCACCGCCCTGATCAAGAACCCGATCTTCGGTCGGCAGATCCCACCGACGTGGTGGTCGTGGCCGTCCCTTATCGTCAGCTCGGTGCTCGGCGGCCTGCTGGTCGCCACCTACGTGCGCGACCCGGCGGTCAACCCGCCGTCGCAGGTAGCCGGCGATTCGGTCGCCGCCGAGGGCGAGTACGACGACGATGAGGACCGGGTCAATCGTCGGCGTGGCACCATCGGTGGGGTGCTCACCTTCTTCGCGGTCGGGTGCCCGGTGTGTAACAAGCTGGTGCTGATCGCGCTGGGCAGCGCCGGTGCCATCACCTGGTTCGAGCCGATTCAGCCGGTCTTGCAGGCGGTTGCCGTCGCCCTGCTCGGCTGGGCGCTGTTCGCCCGCCTCGAGGGCGAGCGGTTCTGTCCGGTCACCCCCGCAGCCGAGCCGGTCGGCACCCGTTCGGGCGACGACCTCAGCTGAGCGTCGCCGGCGCCGAGCGCCACCGTGGCGGGGAACACCCATCCGGGTACCCGTCCCACCCAATCGAGCACGCGATGGCTCACCGACACCTCGAGGCCGCTGGTGTCGCCCAGGCCGATCGCCGAGGTGCCCCGGCGTCGGCCGCACGTCACCCCGGTCCGATCGATCCCAATCATCCGTTCTGGCGGAACGGCCACGCTCCTGAGGTACCGTCGTTCCATGGCAGATACGGGTGAGACAGCGGTCGATCTGAAGCCCCACAGCAGGGACGTCACCGACGGGTTCCAAAAGGCACCGTCACGGGCGATGCTGCGAGCGGTCGGCATGGGCGACGAGGACTGGGACAAGCCCCAGATCGGCATCGCCTCGTCGTGGAACGAGATCACCCCCTGCAACATGACGCTGTCCAAGCTGGCCGGCCACGCCAAGACCGGCGTCAGCCAGGCCGGGGGCTATCCGCTCGAGTTCGGGACGATCACCGTCTCGGACGGCATCTCGATGGGCCACGAGGGCATGCGCGCCTCGCTGGTCAGCCGAGAGGTGATCTGCGACTCGGTCGAGACGGTCATCTTCGCCGAGCGCCTCGACGGGGTGGTCGGCCTGGCCGGCTGCGACAAGTCGATCCCGGGCATGTTGATGGCCGCCGCCCGGCTCGATGTGGCCAGCGCCATGATCTACAACGGGTCGACGATGCCCGGCGAACACAACGGCGAGGCGACCGACATCACCAGCGTGTTCGAGGGCGTCGGGGCCTGTGCGCTGGGCGCCATCACCCCCGAGGAGCTCGACGAGATCGAGCGGACAGCGTGTCCGGGTGAGGGCGCGTGCGGCGGCATGTTCACCGCCAACACGATGAGCTCGATCGGCGAGGCCCTCGGCATGTCGATCCCCGGGTCGGCGTCGCCGCCGGCCATCGACGGTCGGCGCGACGAGGACGCCCGCCGAGCCGGTGAAGCGGTGGTCACCCAGCTCCGCGCCGGCATCACCGCCCGCACGATCCTCACCAAGAAGGCGTTCGAGAACGCCATCGCCCTCACCTCGGCGCTCGGCGGGTCGACCAACGCCGTGCTGCACCTGTTGGCGATCGCCAACGAGGCCGAGGTCGACCTCGAGCTCGACGACTTCAACCGCATCGCCGCTCAGGTGCCCCACGTCGCCGATATGAAGCCGGGCGGCCGGTTCCACATGACCGACCTGGATCGGGTTGGCGGCGTGCCGATGGTGATGAAGATGCTGCTCGACGCCGGGCACCTGCACGGCGACGCGCTGACGATCACCGGCAAGACCGTCGCCGAGAACCTGGCCGACATCGACCCGCCCGGCCCCGACGGCACGGTCGTGCATCCCCTCGATGCGCCGATCCACTCTGAGGGCGGCATCAACATCCTCACCGGTTCGCTGGCACCCAAGGGGTCGGTGGTCAAGGTCGCCGGGCTGACCAAGGAGCAGATGCTCTTCGACGGTGTCGCTCGGGCCTTCGACGGCGAGGACGCCGCGATGACGGCGATCCTCGACGGCACGATCGAACCGGGAACGGTGCTGGTGATCCGCAACGAAGGTCCCAAGGGCGGGCCCGGCATGCGGGAGATGCTGGCGATCACCGGGGCGCTCAAGGGTGCCGGCCGGGGCAGCGACTGCGCGCTGGTCACCGACGGCCGCTTCAGCGGCGGCACTTGGGGGTTCTGCATCGGCCACGTGGCGCCCGAAGCGGTCGATGGCGGCCCGATCGGCCTGGTGGCCGACGGCGACCGCATCCTGATCGACGTCCACGAGCTCAAGCTGGACCTGCTCGTTGACGACGCCGAACTGGAGAAGCGCCGCCAGGCGTACGCACCGCTCGAGCCCGTTTACACCCGCGGCGTGCTCGCCAAGTTTGCCAAGCTGGTGCAGGGCGCCGAGACCGGGGCGATCACCAACCCCCGCTAGCGATTTCGCTGGGTGACGAGTTCGACCGCTCTGAGGAGCGCAGCTCCTCGGAGTCGGCCGGAGGGTCGATATGGGGCGTGGTGCGCCACATCAGGCAGAGGAAGGTCACCGTCAGGCCAGGCCGATCACTTCACCCGCCGGAACCGAGCCTTCAACCAGCCGAGCATCCCATGCGACGCCGTGTCGGTGGACGCTGCTTTTTTGGGTCGGGTGAACCAGCGCGCCGCCACCTTGCCGATCCAAGCGGCTGGTCCGGCGACCCACCTCATCGGACCGGGGAATTCGCTGCGGAGCACGTTGGCGGCGACGGTTACCAACTGGCCTGCCGTGGCTTGAATTTCGCTGCTTCCCGGGTCGTTCAAGGTGTCCAACCCAACACGCCACGTGCGCTTGTCGACGGCCGGAAGCGTTTCGGCGATGATCTGATTCTGTCGGATGGCGATGAGTGCGTTTCGAACATCGTTCTCGGATTCTGCGCTCGGGTCCTGGCCGCCCTGGACCTCGACTTCCTTGTTCGCAGCCCTCAGCTCGGCGAGGTAGTCGCGCACGGCGGTCTCTTGGTCAGGGGTCAGGTCATCCAGAAGGATCTGGATGCCCGTCGACGCGCTGTCGAGGCGGCCCCACATCCAGTCGTTCTCGCGCCAGCGCTGATCGAGAAATGCCGAGAAGTTGCCGAGTTCGTTGCCGGCCAGCTTGACTTGGGGACGAAGAAAGTTGGGGCAACCGGTCCATCCGTCCGGCTTTTCTTCGCCGATTTTGTCCGACTTGGTCTTGAGAAGCTCGAACTCGCCGGCGAGTGGTGTGATGGCTGCGGCCGAGAGGCGACGAAACTCGATTTCGGTACCTCCCGGCCGGCCGCTGAGATACTCGGGCATGCACAGGATCTCCAGATCGGCAAGCGCATGCTTGGTCGTCTCTGGTCCCCGAATCACCAGGTCCAGCAGCTCAGCGGGGTGGCCGTCAGGGAGTTTCCCGGTGCTGATCTTGCGGACCTCGTCGACCTGCTTGACAATCCTCTCGAGGATCAGTTCCCGAAGACCCGTGCCTCCTTCGCCGGGGTCGGCGCCGCCGTCCGAGTCGACCAGCGCTTGCAGAACCGCATACGTGCCCGCAAGGTACGGCCCGGAGTCGTTCTCGTCGAGCAAGGTGTTGGACACCTCGCCGGACACGCAGAGGAGGCCGTCGAGAGTCGCCAGCGATTCGGTGCACCAGCCGTCCATCGACCCGGCGGGCACGTATCCCCTGCGTCGGGCGAGGGTCACCCAGCCGATGCGTCTCGTGCGCTCCAGCAGGCTCACCACATCTTTCAGCCGGTACATCTCCAACTTGGCATCACCGATGGCGTCGATGGCCTCGGCGTCTTCGGCGGATGATTCGACCGCACGGGTCCATTCCAGTGTCAGGGCGAGCGTTCGGCGCAGCACCGCAATGCCGGCGCCAAACAGGGCGTCGACATGATTTTCCGGCACCTTGCCCACCTGCTGGGGGACGTCCGGGCCCCCGCCCACCTGCTGTTGGAAGGCGGCGCTGAGAACGCAGTCCAGGTTGTTCAGGTCGGAGTCGATCCAGTCCCCCAGTGGGGCGCGCCAAGAGGACTCGTCGTCCACGACCGGAAACGGGTCCTCGCCCAGCGCAATCACCGGCTGGTCGAGCAGCCGACGCAGCCGAACGGCGTCCGCCGTGGCCCGCTGCATGGCGTAATCCTCCCAACGTGAGGCGTCCAGCTGGAACGTGGTTGCGCCCGTTTCGGCTTGGTGCCTTTTGAATCGGGCGAGGGTCGCCGCGCGAAGCAGTTGGGCCATGCGGATCGACCGGTTGTGGCGATCGAGTTGCTCGAGGTCGCCGTCGATGGACTCGTGCTGAAACTTCGCAGTGAGGGCACCCTTCGCCACGGCCTTCACCTGGCGGCGCTTTTGTTGGGCGGCGTCGGGGGTGTCAGGTGTTTGGGCAGCCTTCCCGCCATCGCCCGCCACGACCTCGGTCGGTTGCCCGCCGTCAGGGCATGGCCCCGCCGGCCCCGCTGGTGGCGGTGGCCCGGTGGGGTGGAGGTACACCAGCACCCGGCGGGTTGGGCCGTCCGCAGCGGCCGCAACGATGGCGTCGAGTGCGCGCCCCAGCGGGATGTTGTCGACGATGCCGCCGTCCGTGACGACGAAGTCGTCATCTCGCTGGGGCGCTCGCGCCCCGATGGGCTCACCGCGGCTGTCGCCAAACACGCCGCGACAGTCGACCCGCCGATGATCATCTCTGGTCCAGCGCTCGGCGTCGGGGGTGACCGGTTCTCCAAACTTGCAAGGACGTGTCGATCGAACGACCGCAGCCTCGAATGCGACGGGAAACGAGGAGGTGGCTCGTCCGGCGAGTGCGAGGCGGGCCACGGCTTCGGGACCGACGAGATCGTCCCGGCCGTTGACGTCGTTGGGCGAGCAGCGGAAGTGAAAGAGCGCCGAGGAGCGTGAACGTTTGATCTGTTCATCGCTCAGATGGTGGCTCGGGATCTGGAGTGGCTCGACCATCGTCGCGGTCAGCTGAAGGTCGACGAATGGTCTTGGTTCCGATGGGGTGTCGACGAGAATCAGTTCGCGGAGTCGTTTGTAGAGCTCGTCGAGGAATTTGCCGTCGCCGTCGAACAGGGAACTCCACGGAGGCTCACAGCGCCGGATCTCGTTGATGGAGGCGACTTGACTCCAGGTCGGCAACAGCTCGCGCATCGGGTATCCGTGGCGGATGGCCCCGGCGAACAGCACCCCGTTCAGGCCGCCGGCACTCGTGCCTGCGAGCACGTCGACGACGACGTTGCTGTACCCGCACGCTTCGACAAGACCGCTCCAGAAGGGATCCCCATCTGGGGGTGTCGAGCGTCGAAGCTCGTCGATCTCCGCGCAGGCGCCACCCGACCACACGGCCAGGCTGACGCCGCCGCGCATGCCGAGGGCCAAGCGAAGTTCGCGTTGCACGTTCAT
This window of the Candidatus Microthrix subdominans genome carries:
- a CDS encoding metalloregulator ArsR/SmtB family transcription factor, which produces MAVAVRADIDGQTDGTERRAEFFSRLAVVGKAFASAKRLELVDLLAQGERAVDSLARQAGMGITTTSSHLQILKMAHVVSTRRAGTRVYYRLSGDDVATLYASLGRVARAHSADVERALEAYLGTGSLDDVELIRRDDLMRRIEDGDVQVVDVRPAEEFDAGHIPGARSLPFGELTELTERLESLDPNLDLVAYCRGAHCVMAHDAVRLLEAEGRHAARLEDGMLEWRLSGLPVEVDV
- the ilvD gene encoding dihydroxy-acid dehydratase, encoding MADTGETAVDLKPHSRDVTDGFQKAPSRAMLRAVGMGDEDWDKPQIGIASSWNEITPCNMTLSKLAGHAKTGVSQAGGYPLEFGTITVSDGISMGHEGMRASLVSREVICDSVETVIFAERLDGVVGLAGCDKSIPGMLMAAARLDVASAMIYNGSTMPGEHNGEATDITSVFEGVGACALGAITPEELDEIERTACPGEGACGGMFTANTMSSIGEALGMSIPGSASPPAIDGRRDEDARRAGEAVVTQLRAGITARTILTKKAFENAIALTSALGGSTNAVLHLLAIANEAEVDLELDDFNRIAAQVPHVADMKPGGRFHMTDLDRVGGVPMVMKMLLDAGHLHGDALTITGKTVAENLADIDPPGPDGTVVHPLDAPIHSEGGINILTGSLAPKGSVVKVAGLTKEQMLFDGVARAFDGEDAAMTAILDGTIEPGTVLVIRNEGPKGGPGMREMLAITGALKGAGRGSDCALVTDGRFSGGTWGFCIGHVAPEAVDGGPIGLVADGDRILIDVHELKLDLLVDDAELEKRRQAYAPLEPVYTRGVLAKFAKLVQGAETGAITNPR
- a CDS encoding patatin-like protein, with the protein product MNVQRELRLALGMRGGVSLAVWSGGACAEIDELRRSTPPDGDPFWSGLVEACGYSNVVVDVLAGTSAGGLNGVLFAGAIRHGYPMRELLPTWSQVASINEIRRCEPPWSSLFDGDGKFLDELYKRLRELILVDTPSEPRPFVDLQLTATMVEPLQIPSHHLSDEQIKRSRSSALFHFRCSPNDVNGRDDLVGPEAVARLALAGRATSSFPVAFEAAVVRSTRPCKFGEPVTPDAERWTRDDHRRVDCRGVFGDSRGEPIGARAPQRDDDFVVTDGGIVDNIPLGRALDAIVAAAADGPTRRVLVYLHPTGPPPPAGPAGPCPDGGQPTEVVAGDGGKAAQTPDTPDAAQQKRRQVKAVAKGALTAKFQHESIDGDLEQLDRHNRSIRMAQLLRAATLARFKRHQAETGATTFQLDASRWEDYAMQRATADAVRLRRLLDQPVIALGEDPFPVVDDESSWRAPLGDWIDSDLNNLDCVLSAAFQQQVGGGPDVPQQVGKVPENHVDALFGAGIAVLRRTLALTLEWTRAVESSAEDAEAIDAIGDAKLEMYRLKDVVSLLERTRRIGWVTLARRRGYVPAGSMDGWCTESLATLDGLLCVSGEVSNTLLDENDSGPYLAGTYAVLQALVDSDGGADPGEGGTGLRELILERIVKQVDEVRKISTGKLPDGHPAELLDLVIRGPETTKHALADLEILCMPEYLSGRPGGTEIEFRRLSAAAITPLAGEFELLKTKSDKIGEEKPDGWTGCPNFLRPQVKLAGNELGNFSAFLDQRWRENDWMWGRLDSASTGIQILLDDLTPDQETAVRDYLAELRAANKEVEVQGGQDPSAESENDVRNALIAIRQNQIIAETLPAVDKRTWRVGLDTLNDPGSSEIQATAGQLVTVAANVLRSEFPGPMRWVAGPAAWIGKVAARWFTRPKKAASTDTASHGMLGWLKARFRRVK